One region of Microbacterium sufflavum genomic DNA includes:
- a CDS encoding glycine cleavage system protein R → MTTLILTVAGADRPGLVAAVADVVDAHGGNWENSSLAELAGTFAGVIEVSVPTDRAGDLETALRAIQGQGLLTLSVLTGTRGVAEEDEERLLVMQVLGNDHPGIVREVSAALNAHALSIEELATETRDAAMAGGRLFEASVIAKVPPTVDLDALRADLERLATEIQVDITLG, encoded by the coding sequence ATGACCACACTCATCCTCACTGTCGCGGGTGCCGACCGGCCGGGACTCGTCGCGGCGGTCGCCGACGTCGTCGACGCCCACGGCGGCAACTGGGAGAACAGCTCGCTGGCCGAGCTCGCGGGAACGTTCGCGGGCGTGATCGAGGTGTCGGTGCCGACCGACCGCGCGGGCGACCTGGAGACCGCACTCCGGGCGATCCAGGGTCAGGGGCTCCTGACGCTGTCGGTGCTCACCGGGACCCGCGGCGTGGCGGAGGAGGACGAGGAGCGGCTGCTGGTGATGCAGGTGCTCGGCAACGACCATCCCGGGATCGTGCGGGAGGTGTCGGCCGCGCTGAACGCGCACGCGCTGAGCATCGAGGAGCTCGCGACCGAGACCCGCGATGCGGCGATGGCGGGCGGACGGCTGTTCGAGGCGTCGGTGATCGCGAAGGTGCCGCCGACGGTCGACCTCGACGCACTGCGGGCCGACCTGGAGCGACTCGCGACCGAGATCCAGGTCGACATCACCCTCGGCTGA
- a CDS encoding FadR/GntR family transcriptional regulator, protein MSALDTALHGLRALIADGALRPGDRLPSEGELCERLGVSRGSLREAIRTLAALGVLETRHGSGSYVSELRAADLIGSLSLTVGLLPMAGVLELTELRRVLEPHAAALAAARIDADTVAALAAVLDEIEATTDFEAQSRLDHEFHMRISAVAGNEALTSLIDVLRSRSRAYRISEPDDAAELKVHSDAGHRAILRGLAAADPVAASAAASAHVAYTEYWVRRYSGLDDVPTAETPSA, encoded by the coding sequence ATGAGCGCACTCGACACGGCGTTGCACGGCCTGCGGGCGCTGATCGCCGACGGTGCGCTGCGCCCCGGCGACCGCCTGCCCAGCGAGGGGGAGCTGTGCGAACGGCTCGGCGTCTCCCGCGGATCGCTGCGCGAGGCCATCCGCACGCTCGCGGCGCTGGGCGTGCTGGAGACGCGCCACGGCTCGGGCAGCTACGTCAGCGAGCTGCGCGCGGCCGACCTCATCGGCAGTCTGTCCCTCACCGTCGGGCTGCTGCCCATGGCGGGAGTGCTGGAGCTGACGGAGCTGCGCCGGGTGCTCGAACCCCATGCCGCCGCACTCGCGGCCGCCCGCATCGACGCAGACACCGTGGCGGCGCTCGCCGCGGTGCTGGACGAGATCGAGGCCACGACCGACTTCGAGGCGCAGTCACGCCTCGACCACGAGTTCCACATGCGCATCTCCGCGGTCGCGGGCAACGAGGCCCTCACGAGCCTGATCGACGTGCTGCGCTCCCGCTCCCGGGCGTACCGCATCTCGGAGCCCGACGACGCCGCGGAGCTCAAGGTGCACTCCGACGCCGGGCACCGCGCGATCCTGCGGGGCCTCGCCGCCGCCGATCCCGTCGCCGCGTCGGCCGCGGCATCCGCGCACGTCGCGTACACCGAGTACTGGGTGCGGCGGTACTCCGGGCTCGACGACGTCCCGACCGCGGAGACGCCGTCCGCCTGA
- a CDS encoding aminotransferase class V-fold PLP-dependent enzyme: MPAPLFPAPLTLNSGLRARDAWPLDPAVVHLNHGSFGAVPSVVVAHQDALRRRADLSPVEWFPRIAERVQDARERTAPFVGARADDSVFVPNASAAATVVYNALRLEHGDEILVTDQGYGAITMGAERLARRFGATVRTVALPLLAPDDEIVQLFADALTPRTRLIVVDQITSPTARLLPTRRIADLAAERGVRTLVDGAHAPGLIADAAAVAGGDWWFGNLHKWPCAPRGSALLVTAAPDRDELWPLIDSWAAREPYPGRFDTQGTIDATTYLATPTAIEFIETEFGWEHARAAMAERADAGAELIAEALRPYGDEDPLTPLPSPVPSMRLIRLPLGLGATREEADALRMDLLDEVGVETAFTSFRGVGYFRLSAHLYTEASDVEAFVERCIPAILRRAGIRPADALILP, encoded by the coding sequence ATGCCCGCTCCGCTGTTCCCCGCTCCGCTCACGCTGAACTCCGGCCTGCGAGCGCGCGACGCCTGGCCTCTCGACCCCGCGGTCGTGCACCTCAACCACGGGTCGTTCGGCGCGGTGCCGTCGGTCGTGGTCGCGCACCAGGACGCCCTGCGTCGCCGCGCCGACCTCAGCCCGGTCGAGTGGTTCCCCCGCATCGCCGAGCGCGTGCAGGACGCCAGGGAGCGCACCGCCCCGTTCGTCGGCGCCCGGGCGGACGACAGCGTCTTCGTGCCCAACGCCTCCGCCGCGGCGACCGTCGTGTACAACGCGCTGCGACTCGAGCACGGCGACGAGATCCTGGTGACGGATCAGGGCTACGGCGCGATCACCATGGGGGCGGAACGCCTCGCCCGCCGCTTCGGGGCGACCGTCCGCACCGTCGCCCTCCCGCTGCTCGCGCCCGACGACGAGATCGTGCAGCTGTTCGCCGACGCCCTCACCCCGCGCACCCGGCTGATCGTCGTCGACCAGATCACCTCGCCCACCGCCCGCCTGCTGCCCACGCGCCGCATCGCCGACCTCGCGGCCGAGCGCGGCGTGCGCACCCTCGTCGACGGCGCCCACGCCCCCGGCCTGATCGCCGACGCCGCCGCGGTCGCGGGCGGCGACTGGTGGTTCGGCAACCTGCACAAGTGGCCCTGCGCCCCCCGCGGCTCGGCCCTGCTCGTCACGGCAGCACCCGACCGCGACGAGCTGTGGCCGCTGATCGACTCGTGGGCCGCCCGCGAGCCCTACCCCGGGCGCTTCGACACCCAGGGCACGATCGACGCCACGACGTACCTGGCCACCCCCACCGCGATCGAGTTCATCGAGACCGAGTTCGGGTGGGAGCACGCCCGCGCCGCGATGGCCGAGCGCGCCGACGCCGGAGCCGAGCTGATCGCCGAGGCGCTGCGCCCGTACGGCGACGAGGATCCGCTCACCCCGCTGCCCTCCCCCGTGCCGTCCATGCGCCTGATCCGCCTGCCGCTCGGGCTCGGCGCGACGCGCGAGGAGGCCGACGCGCTGCGCATGGACCTGCTCGACGAGGTCGGCGTGGAGACCGCCTTCACGAGCTTCCGCGGGGTCGGCTACTTCCGCCTCTCCGCGCACCTCTACACCGAGGCCTCCGACGTCGAGGCGTTCGTCGAGCGCTGCATCCCCGCGATCCTGCGCCGCGCCGGCATCCGCCCCGCCGACGCCCTCATCCTCCCCTGA
- a CDS encoding ABC transporter substrate-binding protein — protein MKNKILTTAAGVGTVAVLALTGCSGGSGSSGGDGDVTLQMVESLTNPARTELIRGLLDEFEKENPDITVNLVSPPTEQADQKIQQMLQSGKGVDVLEVRDITVGPFANNGWLYDLGPDLKKWDGWDALTDNAKSAGVAEDGKSYFVPYGFYGLSLFYRTDLVEEAGFDGPPHSWKDLLEQASAIQDPSNNIYGYAFRGGQNANSNVVAAIEAYTIDGLDTEDAFLMEDGSTIFAAPEAQDAVDDYFDLFKEASPPSAVSWGYPEMVAGFTNGTTAFLLQDPEVIATVQDSSLTEDQWDTAPLLVGPSGKAAQPLAVAGWGVAKNSEHTEAAVKLVEFLSSAEPATEFAQANSLVPIIAAAADDEFYSTGPWTSYVTMTEDPDTYVNVRQPRGVSWWTEWIQKSDQDVQSVLLGTMSTKDLLASWDAFWTEKYAAEKG, from the coding sequence GTGAAGAACAAGATCTTGACGACCGCAGCGGGAGTCGGCACCGTCGCCGTCCTCGCACTCACCGGCTGCTCCGGAGGCTCCGGCTCGTCCGGCGGCGACGGAGACGTCACCCTCCAGATGGTCGAGAGCCTGACGAACCCGGCGCGCACCGAGCTCATCCGCGGGCTCCTCGACGAGTTCGAGAAGGAGAACCCCGACATCACGGTGAACCTGGTCTCGCCGCCCACCGAGCAGGCCGATCAGAAGATCCAGCAGATGCTCCAGTCCGGCAAGGGCGTCGACGTGCTCGAGGTGCGCGACATCACGGTCGGTCCGTTCGCCAACAACGGCTGGCTGTACGACCTCGGCCCCGACCTGAAGAAGTGGGACGGCTGGGACGCGCTGACCGACAACGCCAAGTCCGCCGGCGTCGCCGAGGACGGCAAGAGCTACTTCGTCCCGTACGGCTTCTACGGCCTGTCGCTGTTCTACCGCACCGACCTCGTGGAGGAGGCGGGCTTCGACGGTCCCCCGCACAGCTGGAAGGACCTGCTGGAGCAGGCGTCCGCGATCCAGGATCCGTCGAACAACATCTACGGCTACGCGTTCCGCGGCGGCCAGAACGCCAACAGCAACGTGGTGGCCGCGATCGAGGCCTACACGATCGACGGGCTCGACACGGAAGATGCGTTCCTCATGGAGGACGGCTCGACGATCTTCGCCGCTCCCGAGGCGCAGGATGCGGTCGACGACTACTTCGACCTCTTCAAGGAGGCGTCGCCGCCGTCCGCCGTCTCCTGGGGCTACCCCGAGATGGTCGCCGGCTTCACGAACGGCACCACGGCCTTCCTGCTGCAGGACCCCGAGGTGATCGCGACCGTGCAGGACTCCTCCCTCACCGAAGACCAGTGGGACACCGCTCCGCTGCTCGTCGGCCCCTCGGGCAAGGCCGCGCAGCCGCTCGCCGTCGCCGGCTGGGGTGTCGCGAAGAACAGCGAGCACACCGAGGCGGCCGTGAAGCTGGTCGAGTTCCTGTCGTCGGCCGAGCCCGCGACCGAGTTCGCCCAGGCCAACAGCCTCGTGCCGATCATCGCCGCCGCGGCCGACGACGAGTTCTACTCCACGGGCCCCTGGACCAGCTACGTCACCATGACCGAAGACCCGGACACGTACGTCAACGTGCGCCAGCCGCGCGGCGTGAGCTGGTGGACCGAGTGGATCCAGAAGTCCGACCAGGACGTGCAGAGCGTGCTGCTCGGCACCATGTCGACGAAGGACCTGCTCGCCTCGTGGGATGCGTTCTGGACCGAGAAGTACGCCGCGGAGAAGGGCTGA
- a CDS encoding carbohydrate ABC transporter permease: MARTIREGGSVGTAGGASPARGRRRPFRGRHALTLLAFLAPAIVFVCWFTYWPMLQGARMAFHDWNLWDLTSTPFVGFDNFFAVFRDPAFPTVAWNSVLWVVGSLVPQLVIGFLIALALRKRFRFRGLYQALVFFPWAVSGFLIGMLFRWMFNAEFGVVNDLLMKAGLIDAPLPWLADPKLAMFAVIVANIWYGVTFFAIMILAALQSVPDEMLEAASLDGAGKVRQLFSIIIPYISMTLLLTILLRVIWIFNFPDIIYAMTNGGPANQTHIITTWMINYTQQGNYGIASAIGLIVVAFLMVFCAFYLMAMRRVQR, from the coding sequence GTGGCCCGCACCATCCGTGAAGGGGGCTCCGTCGGCACTGCCGGCGGGGCCTCCCCGGCACGCGGACGGCGTCGGCCGTTCCGCGGCCGTCACGCCCTGACGCTGCTGGCGTTCCTCGCCCCGGCGATCGTGTTCGTCTGCTGGTTCACCTACTGGCCCATGCTGCAGGGCGCCCGCATGGCGTTCCACGACTGGAACCTGTGGGACCTCACGTCGACCCCGTTCGTCGGCTTCGACAACTTCTTCGCCGTGTTCCGCGACCCGGCGTTCCCGACCGTGGCGTGGAACTCCGTGCTGTGGGTGGTCGGCTCGCTCGTGCCCCAGCTCGTCATCGGCTTCCTCATCGCGCTGGCCCTGCGCAAGCGGTTCCGCTTCCGCGGGCTCTACCAGGCGCTGGTGTTCTTCCCGTGGGCGGTGTCGGGCTTCCTCATCGGCATGCTGTTCCGCTGGATGTTCAACGCCGAGTTCGGCGTGGTCAACGACCTGCTCATGAAGGCCGGCCTCATCGACGCCCCGCTGCCCTGGCTGGCCGACCCGAAGCTGGCGATGTTCGCCGTCATCGTCGCGAACATCTGGTACGGCGTGACGTTCTTCGCGATCATGATCCTCGCGGCACTCCAGTCGGTGCCCGACGAGATGCTGGAGGCGGCGAGCCTCGACGGCGCCGGCAAGGTGCGGCAGCTGTTCTCGATCATCATCCCGTACATCTCGATGACGCTGCTGCTGACGATCCTGCTGCGCGTGATCTGGATCTTCAACTTCCCCGACATCATCTACGCGATGACGAACGGCGGCCCGGCCAACCAGACCCACATCATCACGACGTGGATGATCAACTACACGCAGCAGGGCAACTACGGCATCGCGAGCGCCATCGGGCTCATCGTCGTGGCGTTCCTCATGGTGTTCTGCGCCTTCTATCTGATGGCGATGCGGAGGGTGCAGCGATGA
- a CDS encoding carbohydrate ABC transporter permease has translation MTITSTTRTGSSITETRRITVPDPKAAPRPRPRVTVGGVVRVVGLALWLLITLFPLYWITLTAFKSPGTINRFPIEYWPSEPSFDNFTSLFEKSSFGVFLANSAIVAVSAGAVATLIALLSAYVLARFEFRGKGAILIAFLLTQMIPAFIALGPLYSMMTDLGLVDTKPGLILVYIAICIPFSTVMLRGFFENVPDALEEAAMIDGCSRLGALFRVLVPVMTPGIIAAFIFNFVNCWNELFLSVVLMNTDANRTVPSALNGFISTFNIDWGSMSAAAVLTILPTMVMFALASRWIVQGLTAGAVKE, from the coding sequence ATGACCATCACCTCGACCACCCGGACCGGTTCCTCGATCACCGAGACCCGTCGGATCACGGTGCCCGACCCGAAGGCCGCTCCGCGACCGAGGCCGCGGGTGACCGTCGGCGGTGTCGTGCGCGTGGTCGGGCTGGCCCTGTGGCTCCTGATCACGCTGTTCCCGCTGTACTGGATCACGCTCACCGCGTTCAAGTCGCCGGGGACCATCAACCGCTTCCCGATCGAGTACTGGCCGAGCGAGCCCTCGTTCGACAACTTCACGAGCCTGTTCGAGAAGAGCTCGTTCGGGGTCTTCCTGGCCAACTCGGCGATCGTGGCGGTGTCGGCCGGAGCCGTCGCGACGCTCATCGCCCTGCTCAGCGCCTACGTGCTCGCGCGCTTCGAGTTCCGCGGCAAGGGGGCGATCCTCATCGCGTTCCTGCTGACGCAGATGATCCCCGCGTTCATCGCCCTCGGCCCGCTGTACTCGATGATGACCGACCTGGGCCTCGTCGACACCAAGCCCGGACTCATCCTCGTCTACATCGCGATCTGCATCCCGTTCTCCACCGTGATGCTGCGCGGCTTCTTCGAGAACGTGCCCGACGCGCTGGAGGAGGCGGCGATGATCGACGGCTGCTCGCGCCTGGGAGCCCTGTTCCGGGTGCTGGTGCCGGTCATGACGCCCGGCATCATCGCGGCGTTCATCTTCAACTTCGTCAACTGCTGGAACGAGCTGTTCCTGTCGGTCGTGCTGATGAACACCGACGCGAACCGCACCGTGCCCTCGGCGCTGAACGGCTTCATCTCCACGTTCAACATCGACTGGGGCTCCATGTCGGCCGCGGCCGTGCTGACGATCCTGCCGACCATGGTGATGTTCGCCCTCGCCAGCCGCTGGATCGTGCAGGGCCTCACGGCCGGTGCCGTGAAGGAGTAG
- a CDS encoding aldo/keto reductase family protein: MVNYRYLGNSGLKVSEITYGNWVTHASQVEDDAAVKTVHAALDAGITTFDTADTYANTAAEVVLGKALEGQRREGLEIFTKVYFPTGPKGPNDTGLSRKHIMESINGSLKRLGTDYVDLYQAHRFDYETPLEETFQAFADVVRQGKALYIGVSEWTAEQLREGHALATQLGIQLISNQPQYSMLWRVIEGKVVPASEELGISQIVWSPMAQGVLSGKYLPGQPVPEGSRATDQNSGAGFIQSFLQDDILTAVQRLKPIAEQAGLTMPQLAIAWVLQNPNVAAALVGASRPEQLADTVKASGVTLDADTLSAIDEALGDTVNRDAEHTYSVSPKSRLV, encoded by the coding sequence ATGGTCAACTATCGCTATCTCGGCAACAGTGGTCTCAAGGTCTCGGAGATCACCTACGGCAACTGGGTCACGCACGCCTCGCAGGTCGAAGACGACGCGGCCGTCAAGACCGTCCATGCGGCGCTCGACGCCGGCATCACCACGTTCGACACCGCCGACACCTACGCCAACACGGCGGCCGAGGTCGTGCTCGGCAAGGCGCTCGAGGGCCAGCGCCGCGAAGGGCTCGAGATCTTCACGAAGGTCTACTTCCCGACCGGCCCGAAGGGCCCGAACGACACCGGCCTGAGCCGCAAGCACATCATGGAGTCGATCAACGGCTCGCTGAAGCGCCTCGGCACCGACTACGTCGACCTGTACCAGGCGCACCGCTTCGACTACGAGACCCCGCTGGAGGAGACGTTCCAGGCGTTCGCCGACGTCGTGCGGCAGGGCAAGGCGCTCTACATCGGCGTCTCGGAGTGGACGGCCGAGCAGCTGCGCGAGGGTCACGCGCTGGCGACGCAGCTCGGCATCCAGCTCATCTCGAACCAGCCGCAGTACTCGATGCTGTGGCGCGTGATCGAGGGCAAGGTCGTGCCCGCGTCGGAGGAGCTGGGCATCTCGCAGATCGTGTGGTCGCCGATGGCGCAGGGCGTGCTCAGCGGCAAGTACCTGCCCGGGCAGCCGGTGCCGGAGGGCTCGCGCGCGACCGACCAGAACTCCGGGGCCGGGTTCATCCAGAGCTTCCTGCAGGACGACATCCTCACCGCGGTGCAGCGTCTCAAGCCGATCGCCGAGCAGGCGGGGCTCACGATGCCGCAGCTCGCGATCGCGTGGGTGCTGCAGAACCCCAACGTGGCGGCGGCCCTGGTGGGCGCCTCCCGGCCCGAGCAGCTCGCCGACACCGTCAAGGCCTCGGGCGTGACGCTCGACGCCGACACGCTGTCCGCGATCGACGAGGCCCTGGGCGACACGGTGAACCGCGACGCCGAGCACACGTACTCCGTGTCCCCGAAGAGCCGCCTGGTCTGA
- a CDS encoding aminotransferase-like domain-containing protein, with product MDTDDRANAAPMDHGSARDRATPLVRAGEVSTEGLAARLGRWTHGDGTLATRLARGISALIAGGELRAGDRLPAERSLASAVSVSRGTVVSAYAVLAEQELVERRQGSGTRVAGTGAPTAPARPGRGEALFSAVPNTIDLLRTVPQIPELGVQLIRDHQPRLDLALLPETDPAGLPVLRELIAEMYRAEGTPTTPEQILVTHGAQQAISLVVNALVEPGDIVLAEEITWPGVTDSVGLRGGTVQGVPMGADGLDVVALEQAMARLRPVLVALNPHHQNPTGTRLPAAARHRVAELAAQYGVPVIEDRVVAGISFDGVVPPTLASERPDAPVMVVESVSKWAWAGLRIGWLRADPVLVRRLRGARQLADQSTSVPGQLLALDLIAHADELRRANSRVHRERLRLLEHLMAEHLPDWTYVAPRGGLALWAALPRGSASALARVAATHGVSIAGTAAFAASPTAPDDHVRLPFTAPDDVLTEGVRRLGAAWGEYRESLGRPA from the coding sequence ATGGACACGGACGACAGGGCCAATGCGGCGCCGATGGACCACGGATCGGCCCGGGATCGCGCGACTCCGCTGGTGCGAGCGGGCGAGGTGTCGACCGAGGGGCTGGCCGCTCGGCTCGGCCGCTGGACCCACGGCGACGGAACGCTGGCGACCCGGCTCGCGCGCGGCATCTCGGCGCTGATCGCGGGTGGCGAGCTCCGCGCGGGCGACCGGCTGCCGGCCGAGCGCTCCCTGGCGTCCGCGGTGTCGGTGTCGCGCGGCACGGTCGTCTCCGCCTACGCCGTGCTCGCGGAGCAGGAGCTCGTGGAGCGGCGGCAGGGGAGCGGCACCCGCGTGGCGGGGACCGGTGCCCCCACCGCCCCTGCGCGTCCCGGTCGCGGCGAGGCCCTGTTCTCCGCGGTGCCGAACACGATCGACCTGCTGCGCACGGTGCCGCAGATCCCGGAGCTCGGCGTGCAGCTGATCCGCGACCATCAGCCGCGTCTCGACCTCGCGCTGCTGCCCGAGACCGACCCCGCAGGGCTCCCGGTGCTGCGCGAGCTGATCGCCGAGATGTACCGCGCGGAGGGCACGCCCACCACGCCCGAGCAGATCCTGGTGACGCACGGCGCGCAGCAAGCGATCAGCCTCGTGGTGAACGCGCTCGTCGAGCCGGGCGACATCGTGCTCGCGGAGGAGATCACCTGGCCCGGGGTGACCGACAGCGTGGGGCTGCGCGGCGGCACCGTGCAGGGGGTGCCGATGGGCGCGGACGGCCTCGACGTGGTCGCGCTGGAGCAGGCGATGGCCCGGCTGCGCCCCGTGCTGGTGGCGCTCAACCCCCACCACCAGAACCCCACGGGCACGCGCCTGCCCGCCGCGGCCCGGCACCGCGTGGCCGAGCTCGCCGCGCAGTACGGTGTGCCGGTGATCGAGGACCGCGTCGTCGCGGGGATCTCGTTCGACGGCGTCGTGCCGCCCACGCTCGCCTCGGAGCGACCGGACGCCCCCGTGATGGTCGTCGAGTCGGTGTCGAAGTGGGCGTGGGCGGGGCTGCGGATCGGGTGGCTGCGTGCCGACCCGGTGCTGGTGCGGCGTCTGCGCGGCGCCCGGCAGCTCGCCGACCAGTCCACGAGCGTGCCCGGTCAGCTGCTCGCGCTCGACCTCATCGCGCACGCCGACGAGCTGCGGCGGGCCAACAGCCGCGTGCACCGGGAGCGGCTGCGGCTGCTGGAGCACCTGATGGCCGAGCACCTGCCCGACTGGACGTACGTGGCGCCGCGGGGCGGACTGGCGCTGTGGGCCGCGCTGCCCCGGGGGTCCGCGTCGGCTCTCGCCCGCGTCGCGGCGACCCACGGCGTCTCGATCGCCGGCACCGCCGCCTTCGCCGCGTCCCCCACGGCCCCCGACGACCACGTGCGCCTGCCCTTCACGGCGCCCGATGACGTGCTCACGGAAGGGGTGCGCCGCCTGGGCGCGGCGTGGGGCGAGTATCGGGAATCCCTCGGCCGACCGGCCTGA
- a CDS encoding DUF4407 domain-containing protein — protein MPYSAHRPGRFDSQGRIILDGDPNAETDDLDFLREFEPTGPDPDPFVDAPERAESARTTEDADADAATEEQPARARRVRPPRRRRTAAERLRALAILGGAEGEILDRVPGETPRFVQMFFVLAGTALVSAISMLFALTTGVQAAIWLAVPLAVVWALIIFNLDRFLTSTMTSTRNVWKLIGLAIPRVIMAAIIGFVVAEPLVLQIFHNDISREVAATNIVQAQSDQEALESGPERKALDAASERVSELENQAATGIVAGTDSSSASESAAQATVDDLTAKMTAQQAVIDQARVLYQCELTGEGAGTVPGCTGVNGEGASSQAAQAQLAEAQQTYDALAAQLRTANDELAAAGTAAKENTSTSETQNRQQAKDELPAARETYDQALAAYNARADAVAQGNAGAVGLLSQISGLNRLSEKEPAILWAHILIAALFFMIELLPVLVKVLTSYGDPSLYEKAVAIRKQVALDRVTAEGFRDRADIVTTPGAQAT, from the coding sequence ATGCCCTATTCCGCCCATCGCCCGGGTCGCTTCGACTCGCAGGGTCGGATCATCCTCGACGGCGACCCGAACGCCGAGACGGATGACCTCGACTTCCTGCGCGAGTTCGAGCCGACGGGACCCGACCCCGACCCCTTCGTCGACGCTCCGGAGCGTGCCGAGTCCGCGCGGACGACGGAGGACGCCGACGCCGATGCCGCAACCGAGGAGCAGCCGGCCCGCGCGCGTCGCGTCCGCCCGCCCCGTCGTCGCCGCACGGCCGCCGAGCGACTCCGCGCCCTCGCGATCCTCGGCGGCGCGGAGGGCGAGATCCTCGACCGCGTGCCCGGCGAGACGCCCCGCTTCGTGCAGATGTTCTTCGTGCTCGCCGGCACCGCACTGGTGTCCGCGATCTCGATGCTGTTCGCGCTGACCACGGGTGTGCAGGCCGCGATCTGGCTCGCGGTGCCGCTCGCGGTGGTGTGGGCGCTCATCATCTTCAACCTCGACCGGTTCCTCACCTCGACCATGACGTCGACCAGGAACGTGTGGAAGCTCATCGGGCTGGCGATCCCGCGGGTGATCATGGCGGCCATCATCGGCTTCGTCGTGGCGGAGCCGCTCGTGCTGCAGATCTTCCACAACGACATCTCTCGCGAGGTCGCCGCGACCAACATCGTCCAGGCGCAGTCCGATCAGGAGGCGCTCGAATCGGGCCCGGAGCGCAAGGCCCTCGATGCCGCCTCCGAGCGGGTCTCGGAGCTGGAGAACCAGGCGGCGACCGGGATCGTCGCGGGCACCGACTCGTCGTCCGCCAGCGAGTCGGCCGCGCAGGCCACGGTCGACGACCTCACCGCGAAGATGACCGCGCAGCAGGCCGTGATCGACCAGGCGCGCGTGCTCTACCAGTGCGAGCTGACGGGCGAGGGCGCTGGCACCGTCCCCGGGTGCACCGGGGTGAACGGCGAGGGCGCGAGCTCGCAGGCCGCGCAGGCCCAGCTCGCCGAGGCGCAGCAGACCTACGACGCGCTGGCCGCCCAGCTGCGCACGGCCAACGACGAGCTCGCGGCCGCCGGCACCGCCGCCAAGGAGAACACCTCGACCTCCGAGACGCAGAACCGCCAGCAGGCGAAGGACGAGCTTCCGGCCGCGCGCGAGACGTATGACCAGGCGCTCGCCGCGTACAACGCCCGCGCGGATGCGGTCGCGCAGGGCAACGCGGGTGCGGTGGGGCTGCTCAGCCAGATCAGCGGACTCAACCGGCTCAGCGAGAAGGAGCCGGCCATCCTGTGGGCGCACATCCTGATCGCCGCGCTGTTCTTCATGATCGAGCTGCTGCCGGTGCTGGTGAAGGTGCTCACGAGCTACGGCGACCCGAGCCTGTACGAGAAGGCCGTCGCGATCCGCAAGCAGGTGGCGCTCGACCGGGTGACGGCCGAGGGCTTCCGCGACCGCGCCGACATCGTCACGACCCCGGGCGCTCAGGCCACCTGA